A single region of the Streptomyces sp. AM 4-1-1 genome encodes:
- a CDS encoding class F sortase, which translates to MAAPDRPAGGGRMLTGVTWAVLLLGLWLWGRDITDGSGGSAPTTGDVAAVGRPLGVRLPPAHAPLRAAVPERVEIPSVGISAPVVPRGLDRGGGIEPPSFDTPQTVGWYDGGTKPGAAGAALLVGHVDTETRPAVFYPLSAAHPGEQVRVVRSDGSVAEFTIDDVQVFTREHFDAQKAYGPRKDGRAELRLITCGGTYDRATREYTANVVVSAYLTGGSGAAA; encoded by the coding sequence ATGGCGGCCCCGGACCGCCCGGCGGGCGGCGGCAGGATGCTCACCGGAGTCACCTGGGCCGTTCTCCTGCTGGGCCTGTGGCTGTGGGGCCGGGACATCACCGACGGCTCGGGCGGTTCCGCCCCGACGACCGGGGACGTCGCCGCGGTCGGCCGGCCCCTCGGCGTACGGCTGCCACCGGCACACGCCCCGCTGAGGGCCGCGGTGCCCGAACGGGTCGAGATCCCGTCGGTCGGGATCAGTGCGCCCGTCGTGCCGCGCGGGCTCGACCGGGGCGGGGGGATCGAACCGCCGTCGTTCGACACCCCGCAGACCGTGGGCTGGTACGACGGCGGCACCAAGCCCGGCGCGGCGGGCGCGGCCCTTCTCGTCGGCCATGTCGACACGGAGACCAGACCCGCCGTCTTCTACCCGCTCAGCGCGGCCCACCCCGGCGAGCAGGTCAGGGTGGTCAGGTCGGACGGCTCGGTCGCCGAATTCACCATCGACGACGTCCAGGTCTTCACGCGGGAACACTTCGACGCCCAGAAGGCGTACGGGCCCCGCAAGGACGGCCGGGCGGAACTGCGGCTCATCACCTGCGGCGGCACCTACGACCGCGCCACCCGGGAGTACACGGCGAACGTGGTGGTCTCGGCGTATCTGACGGGCGGCAGCGGCGCGGCTGCCTGA
- a CDS encoding HAD-IIA family hydrolase: MAERKPIASWLTDMDGVLIHEGTPIPGADAFIKRLRDSGLPFLVLTNNSIYTARDLHARLLRMGLDVPVENIWTSALATAKFLDDQRPGGTAYVIGEAGLTTALHDIGYVLTDHAPDYVVLGETRTYSFEALTKAIRLINGGARFICTNPDETGPSADGPLPATGSVAALITKATGKAPYFAGKPNPLMMRTGLNAIGAHSETSAMIGDRMDTDVLAGLEAGMQTFLVLTGLTGTADIDRYPFRPSTVVDSIADLVDLIDDADDVDAD; the protein is encoded by the coding sequence ATGGCAGAGCGCAAGCCGATCGCATCCTGGCTCACCGACATGGACGGTGTTCTCATCCACGAGGGCACCCCCATCCCCGGGGCCGATGCCTTCATCAAGAGGCTGCGGGACTCGGGACTGCCCTTCCTGGTCCTCACCAACAACTCCATCTACACCGCCCGCGACCTGCACGCCCGGCTGCTGCGCATGGGCCTGGACGTGCCGGTGGAGAACATCTGGACGTCCGCGCTGGCCACCGCGAAGTTCCTCGACGACCAGCGCCCCGGCGGCACCGCGTACGTCATCGGGGAGGCCGGACTGACCACCGCGCTGCACGACATCGGTTACGTCCTCACCGACCACGCCCCGGACTACGTGGTGCTCGGCGAGACCCGTACGTACAGCTTCGAGGCGCTGACCAAGGCGATCCGGCTGATCAACGGCGGCGCCCGCTTCATCTGCACCAACCCGGACGAGACCGGCCCGTCCGCCGACGGGCCGCTGCCCGCCACCGGATCGGTCGCCGCGCTGATCACCAAGGCCACCGGCAAGGCCCCGTACTTCGCGGGCAAGCCCAACCCGCTGATGATGCGCACCGGACTGAACGCCATCGGCGCCCACTCCGAGACCAGCGCCATGATCGGCGACCGGATGGACACCGACGTGCTGGCGGGCCTTGAGGCGGGGATGCAGACCTTCCTCGTCCTCACCGGTCTCACCGGCACCGCCGACATCGACCGGTACCCCTTCCGGCCCTCCACGGTCGTCGACTCCATCGCCGACCTGGTCGATCTCATCGACGACGCCGACGACGTCGACGCGGACTGA